In one Brassica oleracea var. oleracea cultivar TO1000 chromosome C9, BOL, whole genome shotgun sequence genomic region, the following are encoded:
- the LOC106315515 gene encoding clp protease-related protein At4g12060, chloroplastic, which yields MASQSFTLANLRISQIDSFYSQKPSSGIHFFSTRNPVKSLNLTNPWMAGDSSLSLDSSASVLRTNSTTRRKIRIAVVASLPTANPESAVSDAKKPKWSWRGIKSFAMGELEARKLKYPNTGTESLLMGILIEGTSFTSKFLRAHKITLYKVREETIKLLGKADLYSFSPEHPPLTQDAQRALDSAVNQNLKAGGIGEIMPAHILLGVWCEVESPGHKILATLGFTDEKAKELESFASESGFLDE from the exons ATGGCTTCTCAATCTTTTACTTTGGCGAATCTAAGGATCTCCCAAATCGATTCTTTCTACAGTCAGAAACCATCTTCTGGAATACACTTCTTCTCCACAAGAAATCCAGTAAAATCCCTGAACCTGACGAATCCATGGATGGCCGGTGATTCTTCTCTCTCTCTGGATTCTTCCGCCTCCGTCTTGCGAACTAACTCGACAACGCGCAGAAAGATCCGAATCGCCGTCGTTGCCAGCTTACCCACCGC GAATCCAGAATCTGCGGTTTCTGATGCGAAAAAGCCCAA ATGGTCGTGGAGAGGAATCAAATCATTTGCAATGGGAGAGCTCGAAGCTAGGAAGCTCAAGTATCCCAACACTGGTACTGAATCACTTCTCATGGGTATCTTGATTGAAG GGACTAGTTTTACTTCCAAATTCTTGAGGGCGCATAAGATAACTCTTTACAAAGTTCGTGAAGAAACTATCAAGTTACTAGGGAAAGCAGATTTGTATTCCTTCAGCCCTGAACATCCTCCTTTAACCCAAGATGCTCAAAGAGCTCTTGACTCAGCTGTCAATCAGAATCTCAAAGCAG GTGGTATTGGGGAAATAATGCCAGCCCATATATTGCTGGGAGTCTGGTGTGAAGTTGAATCTCCAGGTCACAAGATACTGGCAACTCTTGGTTTCACTGATGAAAAAGCTAAAGAGTTAGAGTCCTTTGCCTCTGAATCTGGATTTCTAGATGAATAG